TCGCCCGACTGGGTAATCAGCAGGGTGATTTCCTTGGGACCGGTAATGGGATCGCGATAGCGCCATTCGCTGGCGTAATCCACGTCCACGGGAATGCGCGCCAGGCGCTCGATCATGAATTTCCCCGCCAGCCCGGCATGCCAACTGGTGCCGCAGGCGGCGATGTTGATCTTCTGCACCGCGCGCAACTCTGCTTCGGTCACGTCCATTTCTTCCAGGAAGACCAAACCCGTGTCCTGCGACACGCGGCCCAGCACGGTGTCCCGCACAGCGCGCGGCTGCTCATAAATTTCCTTGAGCATAAAGTGCTTGTAGCCGCCTTTTTCCGCCATGATGGGGTCCCAGGTCACGTGCTGCACCTGGGGCTTCAGCGGCTTGCCGTCAAAGTCAGTAACTTGCACGCCGGACCTGGTCACGATGGCCACGTCGCCGTCATTCATGAAGAAGAGGTCGCGCGTGTGGCTGAGCAGCGCCGGCACGTCAGACGCCACAAAGTATTCGTCCTTGCCCAAGCCAATCACCGCCGGCGGCCCATTGCGTGCCGCCACAATCTTGTCGGGCTCTTCTTCGCTCAGCACGCCCAGAGCAAACACGCCGGTCAACTGCTTCACTGTTGTGCGCACCGCTTCTTCCAGACTAGGACGGTGCCCGTTGGACTTGGCGAAGAACGCCTTCTCTACCAGGTGCGCGATCACTTCCGTGTCCGTCTCGGTACGGAACTTGTGGCCTTCTTCGATGAGCTTTTTCTTGAGCGAAAGATAATTCTCGATGATCCCGTTGTGGACCACGACGATTTTGCCGGTGCAGTCGCGATGCGGATGGGCGTTCTCTTCCGTGGGACGCCCGTGTGTGGCCCAGCGCGTGTGGCCAATGCCGTAGGTGCCGTCCAGCGGCTTCAGGCGGATGACTTCTTCCAGGTTGCGTAGCTTGCCTTCCGCGCGCCGCACCTGCATCTCGCCCGTGCCGTTGCCTGCCACGGCAATGCCGGCGGAATCATATCCGCGATATTCCAGCTTGCGCAGCCCTTCGATGATCACCGGGACAACGCTCTTCTTGCCCACGTATCCTACGATTCCACACATATGAAAACCTGCTTGATCTCAGCTTTACCTGGCGGCTTGCCCTGCTTCCGGAGACAAACATTGGATGCTCAGATTATTCCCGCGATTCCGGCACTCGCCTACAGAAATCAACAACCGAACCACAGAGGTCACAGAGGATCGCTGAGGTCGTGTCGACTCGGCCTACGCTTGCTTCCGATCAGCGTCATCTGCGTTCATCAGCGGCAAGGTTTTTCCGATCACGGCGATGACGGCGATCACGGCGATCACGCGCGATCCCGGCGATCTCCCGTCACTCTTCCAGCCTATAACTAAACTCTTCAATCACCGGGTTGGTCAGTACTTCTTTGGCGATGCGTTCCACTTCCGCCTTGGCTGCGTTCGTGTCCAGCCCGCCGTTCAGGGTGAGCTCAAACAACTTGCCCTGGCGGACGTCGCCCACGCCCTGGTATCCCATCTTTTTGAGCGCGCCGTGAATGGTCTTGCCCTGCGGGTCCAGGACGGTGGTCTTGAGCATGACTGTAACGTAGGCCTTCATGGTTAGCTGGAATTATAAATCTCCCAAGACCTTACCGCTGATCAGCGCTGATGGGCATGATCCGGGCAATTTTCGGTGGAAGCCCCGGCCTTTACGGCCTGGGAAAGTCAGATTAAACAAGAAGAGCGCCTAGGGTGCGGCATAAGAACCTGATCTTGAGGACAAGCGCCCCTTCTCACGCCCAGGCCCCGGCCCCGTAGCTGAAGCGGATTTCCTCGCAATACATTTCGGCCTTCACCCGGCGGATGTTCTCGTTGCGGGCCTCCGTTTTGTCCGGAGTGACTTTGAAGATGCCCAGACCGTGGAAGTTGAGCGTGAACAGCGGTTCGCGCAGATCGTGACTCAGGTATTCGAGCTGGCCGCTCTTCTGGTTCTTCGCGTCGTGGCCGCTGCGGCCGGCCGATTCCTTCTGCCACGCCAGCAGCCCTGCCGCGTGCTGTTCCGGCAGGGTAATCACCAGGTTGGGGACCTCGACTATCGGTGGTTCTTTTGTCGGAATGCGGAGTTCCGGCGTCCTAGGTTGGCCCGGGCGGTTCTCGATTACTTTCTGTTTGATGGTAAGGGCCTCAATGCGGTTGACGTGCGAACAGTCCAGGGCGGGGATCTGCAGGCGGAAGTTTGCGGGCAGCCAGCGCTTCTGCGCGGCATTCGCCGGGCCGCCGGCGGAGAGCTTGCCGCTGCCCTTGGTCATGCGCGTGGATTCCGGTGAAATCTTGATGGTCATTCGCGCTTCGTCCTTGGACGAGGCGTCCAGCGTTGGGAAGCCAACTTCCGTGATCAGCCCGTGGAAAAAATCCAACGTGGATTTCACGTTGCCATCGTAATCGCAAGAATGGATGGCGCCGTCCTTGCGCATGTGCGATTTCTCCAGCGTGGCCTTGATCCACTCGTAAAATGCGCGCGACATGCCCATGCCGCAAGTCAGGGTGATGTCTTCGTATCTGACGACTGCGCCGGGGTTGCGCTGCATGCCGGCAGGGCCCGGCTTCTGCGCGACGGGGTCGCTGGTGGCGTGGCCGCCCTCCGCCGAGTGCAACCACCCGGCCATGATTCCGTCGAGCATGATGCCGTAGCGCGCGGCCGCGTAGCTGCGGCGATCAGCCGTGAGTTGTTCGGCCAGCAGAGCGCCCGCGTCCAGGCCGCTCAGGACGGCGCCCGCGCCAATGGCTCCTACAATGGTCTTGCCCAGAAATTCGCGGCGTGTATGCTTTTTCATGGTGTATGCCTCTGACGGATTGCGATTGTAGCAACAAAGCCTGGTTTCTGGTTCAATGAATGGCCAGAAGGAAAATTTGGATTCTGGTCTTCGCAAGGGGCTGCTGGAAAAACGCCCCGACTAAACCGTCTTCCGGTGAGGGAATAACGAAGGAGCGAGTTGTGAACGAGACTGCTGTGAACACCACAGACCGTCCATCGAGTGTGGGTCGAAGCATTGTGGCCGTGCTTGCCGGGATAATTGTTACAGTGGTCCTCTCCATCGGCACCGACAAGGTGATGCATGCGGCCGGCATCTTCCCGCAGCTTGGCCAGTCCATGTCCGATTCGCTCTTCCTGCTGGCAACGGCCTATCGCACCATTTACAGCGTGGCCGGGGCCTACCTCACGGCGCGGTTGGCGCCGAACCGGCCGATGGCTCACGCCCTGTGGCTGGGCGCGCTGGGCCTGGTGCTGGGCACGGTGGGCGCTGTGGTTACCTGGAACAAAGTGCCTTCGCTCGGCCCGCATTGGTATCCCGTGGCGTTGGTTGTGCTCTCCCTGCCGCAATGCTGGCTGGGCGGATTCTTATATCGCGGAAAGCAGGCCGGGCAATGAGTCCGACACTTGTGGAGTCTCTATGAAACTCAAAATGTCTGTGATTGCGGCGGTCGCGATTTCCCTTCTGGTCGCGATGCTTCTGCCTCGCTCCGCAGCGGCCACCGACAAGCTGGACGCAGCGATACTCAGCGACGCGGAGATCCCTGCAGAATGCAGAGCGATCGAAGGCCGCTATCCTATGGATATCCAGACCCAGATCCTATTTGAACGCTACGAGGCGTATAGGCAGACCCTGCCGCCGCTTGCGGGGAAGCAGGCACAGTCGCTGAGGTGCGGACGGCAGGAAGGCACCATCTACTACTTTGAATTTGCCGATGCTGCTAGCCGTCAACGGGCGGAAGTCTACATTCGCGGCCTGTTGTGGGGGGCGGACCGTCCTAGCCCTGGCCACCCGGAGGAGATTGAGCATGGAGACAGCCTGCTGGCCGTTGTCTCTTTTGAGAAAGCGCCCGCCTCGCTGCTGGAGGCCATCCGGGCCAAGCTTTCGGGCGGCGCAAAGCCCGTTGCCAGTTCCGGCGGCGCTGACTCTGCATCAACCCGGGCCGCGCTGGGCGACTGGCGCGGCACGTCGCTCTGCCTGGTCAAGCCCAGCGCTTGCCACGACGAAGAAGCCCTCTACCACGTCAGGGCAGACAAGTCCGGCAAGCTCCAAGTGGAGGCGGACAAGATCGTGGACGGCAAGCCGGTCAACATGGGCGCCATTGACTGCAGCTATGATGCGGCGAAGAAACTCCTCCACTGCGAGTGGGAGTTCGGCGTGCTTGATCTTGCGCTGCAGGGCGATCGCCTGGAGGGCAGCATGTTTCTGCCGGACAAGACAAGGTGGAGAGAGATCAAGCTGAAGAAGCTGAAGCCGTAACGAGGCGGACCCCAACGCCACGGAACGAGGCTGCACCGCTACAGGCATCGCATCACTTGTCTTTTTTTGTACACTCCACGTCGGAAGGGCCTGCTAGACTGGTGACGGTGATTGTGTCTTCGAATTTACGCACATTGCGCGTTCGTGAGGAGCGGAGCGACTTATGAAACGCATGAAGAAGAAGCCGTCACACGTTGCTGGTTCTGCGGGAGCCGGCATGGGCGGCAAGGTCTCATTCTATCGGGGCAAACAAAATATCTATTCCCAAGGCGCGCCCGCTTACACCCTCTTCTACATTCAAGAAGGAGGGGTGCGGCTTACCACCCGGTCGAAACATAAGCCGCCGGCGGTCACCGCCATTCTGGGAGTGGGCGATTTTTTTGGGGAGCTTTGCCTGGCGGGCTTTCCTCTTCGTGTCTCTACCGCCGTTGCGCTCACCGCCAGTTCGATACGGGAGATCACGAAGGCATCCATGGCCCGTATCCTTCGCCGGAAGAGCAAGGTGACGCATCCTTTCGTGTCTTACCTGCTCTCCAGCGTCAAGACGTATCAGGACCATGTGGCGGAATTGCTGACTTCTTCTTCCGAACAACGGCTGGCTCGCGTTCTGCTGCGGCTGGCCCATCTGGACAGGCGAGGTCCAGCCATCACCGGGCTTCCCCACCTAAGTCACCAGGTCCTGGCGGAGATGGTGGGCACTACCCGTCCGCGCATCAATTTTTTCATGAACCGATTCAGGAAGAGGGGATACATCAACTACAACGGCGGAATAGAAGTATACAAATCGTTGAAGAACGTCCTGCAGTCGCGCTAGCTCCAGCAGTCGCTTGACCTGACTAAATTCCCTGCGTCGCGTCTGCGCCTCATCCGGCCAGAGCCCCTGCCAATTCATCCACATTATTCCGCCAAGACGTGCTGGAAATTCCGGAGACAGTCTTTAAGAACTAAGGCCGATGTGTTCAATCCGATGTGTTCAATAGTGAGCACGTCGTTTCCGGGGGCCCATGATAGGGTTTTTGTGTAGGGGACATCCGAAAGGAGGCTCCATGCATTCGAATGGCGCTCTGCAACTGCGTGGGAATTGGTTGAACGGTGATTGTTTTGAAAGCAAAAGATCGACCGGGCTGGCCAAACGAGACAGTGCCGAATTGGCAGCGGGAATTCTTCCTGTCTTTTATCCCAAAGGCGGCATTTTCTTCCTGGAAGGGCAATCTGCAACGGGGGTTTTTCTTCTGCGTACGGGCCGGGCCAAAGAGTCTGTGGCTTCGGATAAAGGAAAAACCGCGATCGTGAGAATCGTTGGCCCCGGCGCGATCCTGGGTCTCTCAGCGGTATTAACCGGTGCGGCCCATGAATCCACGGTTGAAACTCTCGAAGCGACGCAAGCTGATTTCGTGTGGAAAGCCCATTTTCTTCGTTTACTGAAAACCTCCGGCCAGATGGCCCTAATGGTTGCAGGCCAGCTAAGCCGCAACTGCAAAGAGGCTTACGCGTCTATACGCTGCCTGGGTGTTTCCGCCTCAGTGCCAGAGCGGATCGCGCGACTCCTTCTCCAGTGGGCTGAATCCCCGCTGCCGAATCAGAATCGGGATGTGGGAATACGAATTCGAGTCACCCTGACCCACGAGGAGATAAGCCAGTTCGTTGGAAGTACGCGGGAAACAACGTCCAGAGCCTTGGGAGAATTCCGGGAAATGAAATGGATCACCACGAACGGCAACACCTGGACCATTATCAATAGGGAAGCAATACGACGCGTGGCCGCAGTTTGACGCGGCCGATGAATCAAGGCGGGGGCCCACTCCTCCATCCCATAGATACATTGCATTCCCATTCAGATAAACCCAGCCTTGTTCAAACTTGGACTGCTGTTGAAGCACCAGCGCAGGGGTGTTAAGAGAAATCTAACGGACTTAGGCCGCAGTAGTACATGTCCAATGGTATGTCCAATTTTAGACAGCCATAGTGGGTACTAAATGTCATACTCAGCTTATCGGAAAATCTGGTCCCTGGTAGGGAGATAGGAGGGGTGCATCCCAAATGGCGAGCCCTTCCCGGTATGACGTTCTTGTAGTGGACGATGACGAGGCCGTCGGCGACAGCCTGGTTCTGTTGCTGAGGCGGTCAGGATATGACGTGCGGAGTGCGACACACGGCTTTGACGCTCTTTTGCAGTTGAAAAAGAAAGCCCCTGATATATTGATTTCCGACCTCAATATGCCGCAAATGTCGGGCTTTGAGTTGCTTTCCGTGGTTCGCCGGCGCTTTCCCCAGATATCCGTGATCGCTATGAGTGGCGCTTATGAGTCCGGGGAGGCCGTACCCGGCGGCGTGATTGCCGACGCTTTTTACAACAAGGGCCAAAGCAATCCACAGGCGCTCTTGCATATCGTGGCCGAACTGATCGGGACTTCTGCGGCGCGCACCGTGGAACACAAGAGAGAGTCCGCTCCGGTCTGGATACCCCGGAACGGGCACGATTCACACGGAATACCCTACGTGGTGGTGACCTGCACGGAGTGCTTGCGCTCATTTCCGCTAAGCGTGGCACACGAAGACCTGCAGAAGATCCAGGAAACTCCTTGCCTCTTCTGTCCGAACACGGTCAGATACATCATTGATTTTTCGCTGGCCACTGCGTCGCCACGGCCAGAAGCGGAGAGACAACTCAGCACGAAACCCGCCGGCGCACCCGGTCCGCATGGGACCGCCTCTACATCCGCCTGATCGGAAAGCGCAACGCCCCCGTTTGTGCTTAGTCGTGCAGGACGATGTTCAGGAGCGAACTATGGATCCGGAGTTCGCCGTTATACTCAACAAACCCCAGCTTGCGGAAGCGATTCATGAAGAAATTGACTCGTGTCCGGGTTGTGCCCACCATTTCGGCCAGCACTTCCTGGCTTATTTTGGGGACCACTTTATTCGGCGCGCCTTCCTTGCCGAATTGCGCGAGCAGCAGGAGAATCCGGGCCAGGCGTTTTTCGCTGGAACTAAAAAGCTGGTCCACCAGGTCTTCCTGGATGCGGGCGTTGCGGGCCAGCAGGTAGGCGACGAAAATCTCAGAAAGGGCGTTTTGATGATGAAGCACCCGTATCATGGCTTCTTTATCAACCTTGAGCAGTACGGCATCGCTAAGCGCGATAGCCGTTGCCATGCGCAAGGGCTGAGCCGCAGCTACGCACGCCTCTCCTACAAAATCCCCGGCGCCTAACAACGCGATGGTGGCTTCTTTGCCACTCCTGGAAACCACAGTGAGCTTGACCCGGCCCTTCTGGATATAAAACACAGAATCCGCCGCATCACCCTGGGAAAAGACGATCTGCGTCTTGCGCAGATGAACAATTGTCCTGCCCAGGCCGGCTTTGGAAAGAAAGGTTCTGGGATCAAACGATGGCCGCTTTTTATGTGGGACCTTGATGTCGGCTCCCCCTTTGTGATTCCCTTGCGGAATGCCTGGGGAAACCTCCGCAGACTTTCAGCATCGTGCTGCCCGCCGTTCTTGACTGCGAATTGTCACGGCTGGTTTCTAGTATCCGAATTACGACAAGGCTAGCAGAGAGCCGGGCACAAATTCCGTGACGGTGGTCACCCCCCCAAAAAATGGGGGCCTAAGCAGAAAGCTGTATAAAAGTGAACAGTTAGCGCGGAGAACCCAGTTAAGGGGTTGCGGCCAATAGCCGCGCTTACGCCGCAGGTGGCATTTTGTCGCCCGAGATTGTTTAACCCCAGAAGCTGCCAGAACAACAAACGCCCGTGGTATGATCTGCCCGATTTTCGGTTGTCCTGGGGAGGCGCACGATGGAACCTCGTCCCTCGGTCTTCAAACGTAGTTTCACGATGTTGTCTGCACGCCCTGCCGCCTATGCGGTTGTCGCTATCCTTCCCTATGTGGTAGCCATCGGCCTGCTGGTCCTGATCGGGCGCATGATCCACCTCAAGCCAGCTGTTCATGAGAGCTGGGACCCGGTGTCCCTGTGGAAGTCCATGGGCTGGGGTGAGAGGCTGCTCATCGTGCTGGCATTTATCGCATCGGCCACTGTGCCCTCTTACTTGGCGGCGCGCGGTGTTTGCCGCATGGCTCTGGAACAGCAAAAAGATGTACGCATACCGTTGGGAAAAGTGCTGCTGGACATGCTGCGGTTCATTCCGACCGCCGTGCTCTACTTCGCGATGATTGGAATTCCATCCTACCTGGGAGGCTGGTGTTTCGTGGTTCCCGGACTCCTGATTACGACCGCGTGCGCGCTGATCGTTCCGGCAGGAATTGACGGCCAGCTTGGCCCTCTGGCCGCCATCCGGCGCGGGTTCTCCCTCATCAAGCGGGTCTTTGGCCGCGTACTGGCGGTATATGTGTGCTTCCTCATTTTTGTCATCTTGGGGCAAGTGGTTGCTTCCAACGTTGCCGGTGTGGTGGCCGCACAATCGGATTCGCCTGCCGCGATGTTTTCAGCCTTGGGCGTCTGGTTCCTGATCACGCAGGTGGCGATGGCGCTGGTGAACATCATGGTCACATTGTTTTATTGCGAGGCCCGCGACATGGGTGCTCCACCTCTCGTGCCCGCAGTTCCCGGTGTGACAGGCGGGCCACCGGGCTAGGGAGAGATCTTAGGAGACGAACAAGCGAGCGGGAAGGTTCTTGCTTGGTGGACCCCTGGGCTCGTATCCAATGCACGTCCTCTCAAAATGAAGCCATCCGCTCGGAACGATAGCTTTGGAACCAACAAAATGGGTTATGATATTCGTGTTTGCAGAATAGCCGAGAATGCGGCCAATGCGAGTCAAAATCTGCGGGATTCGAAACCATGATGAGGCGCGCATGGCCGTGTCTTTGGGCGTGGACGCTCTGGGGTTCCTGGTCGGGCTGAGCTATCGCACTGATGACGAACTCGACCTGCAATCGGCGCAGCGCATCATTGCAGAGGTTCCTCCTTTTGTTTCCTCAGTTCTGGTCACTCACCAAGTAGACTTGGGCTGGGTTGCTCGGGCGTGTGGGCAAAGCGGATGCAACGTCGTGCAACTGCACGGCGATTTTGCTTTGGCGCAGATTCCGCAGCTACGCCAAATGGCTCCCAATGTGCGGATCATCAAAGCCGTCAACATTGTGGACGAAAGCGCAGTGACACGTGCCGTGGCCGCGGCCCAGCAGGCTGATGCCGTCTTGCTGGACTCCCGCACCGCCACCCGCATCGGCGGGACCGGAAAAACCCACGATTGGACGATCAGCGCGCGGATCGTACAGGCCGTCGAGAAACCCGTCATACTGGCGGGAGGGCTCAAGCCAGAAAACGTGGCCAGGGCGATTAAGGTGGTCCAACCTTTCGCCGTAGATGTCAACAGCGGTCTGGAGTTTCCAGATGGGTCGAAATCTCCGCAGAAGGTCGAGGATTTCATCAGCTTGGCCAAGGCAACGGCTGGCGCGGGGACACATGGCGTACCGGCAGGGTGATCTGAATGTTCAGCGCATTCTCCTTCGGTAAAATCATCAAGACGATTCTTCCTGGCGCCATCCTCGGTCTGGCATTGGCGCTGTTCGCAGAAGGTGCATGGGCGCTGTGGCAGCCCGGTACGGGATTCCTGATCGCCAAGTTACACAAAGATTGGATCACTCCAGTCACCGCCGCGTTCATCCCGTTCAGCCTGATCCTGGGGTTCTTCCAAAACACCGTTGTATGGATGGCTTTGAACCACCGGGCGCGTGCCCGCAGCGACGCGGAACTGCGCGGAACGATCTACGCCGAGCTGCGCGAGAAACTCTCCCGGGGTCTTTGGGAGGATTCCGCGGCGTATTTTGGCCAAGCGGGTCGCGCCTTGGGACAGCTCGCCCGCCCCGACCGTCCGACGCTGGAATATTACTACCTGCCGGCAGTCACGCTCGCCAACCTGAACTATCTATGGGAAAGTTATTTCTGCTGGTATGAATTTGATATCAACTCCGCCTGCGCTCTCTTGCTCTGCGCATTGGCGGCTGTCTTCCTGCTCTGCGTCAAGCTCTGGCAGTACCCTTGTGTGTTTTTCTTGTTGGGTCTCGCCCTCCTGGCGTTTAGCTGCGTGGTGATCGGTGTGCTGTGGCGGGCAGCGATCAAAAATCTTGTTTCCTACGAAAAAAACCTGCTGCTGCTTATCTCTGGATCGTTGGCGAAAGCCGCAAACGGTGCCCCGTCTGCGACTGTTGACAATGCTGCCAAGTGACGGCAGGAGGGCACACTGGCCGGGTGGCCTACCTATTCCTGCCGGGTGTTCCAGGCTTCCCCGCGTATTCTGCCCCTCTCTGCAGGCCGAGGGTGCCCACTCAATGCATCCTCAATCATGAAGCTGCGTGCTCCGCTTTGCTGCGCGCGGGCCCGCGGCGCAAGGAAGAGCTCTCTCTTCATTCCTTTCCCTCATTCGCTCCGCTCACCCGGCACGTAAAGGGCCGGGCTTCCACCGAGCACACTGGCAAAGAGTACCTCTACCCCGGTGCCACACGAGCAAAGCGCGCTCAGGGACCCGGCTCGCGCGACCTCGGGTATCTCGTCATACGCAGTTTGAGACGTAGCGGTGCTACGTCTCTACGTTGGGACTTTCGAGCCTGCGACCGATGATTTTGGGGCGATGAACTACTTTCCCGCTGGTGTTGGCGAAGATAGGGAGGGAAAATGAGTGGAGTTTTGCAATCGCCAAATGGCGACCGGAGGCGATGGAAGAGATTGCCAAAATCGCCGAAATTGCCAAAAATTGACGATTGAAAGGCAACAAGCCGCCGGCTATCCGCAAAGAAAAAGCCCCTGCATTCGCAGAGGCTCAAAAACTAATCCTGTTGTCGCTTCGCTTACGCGCGGCCGACGCCGAGATACTCGAAGCCCAGGGCTTTCATGCGCACGCCGTCCAGCAGGTTCTTGGTGTCCACCACCACGGGCCGGCGGACGATGCGGCGAATGCGGTCGTAATCCAGTGTGCGGAACTCCGGCCATCCGGTGCCTACTACCAGCGCGTCCACGCCTTCGGCCACCGAGTACGCGGAGTCGCAATAGCGGACGTTGTTGCCGGTAAGTTCCTGCTGCGCGTCCGGCATGGCGATGGGATCGTAAGCCCGCAGGTGCGCGCCGCCTTCCATCAGCGCGCGCGCCAGATGGATGGAACCGGAGTGCGCCACCGAATTGGTGTTGGGCTTGAAGGCCAGACCCAGCAGGCCCACTTGCTTGCCCGCCACGGTTTCCAGCGCGCTGTTGATCTTCTGCATGATGCGTCCGCAGAAGGCCTGGTTGACTTCGCGCGCGGCGGTCAGGATCTTCAGTGACACGCCCGAGCTGGCGGCGAGGCTGGCCAGGGAATCCATGTCGGATTCAGTGAAGCTGCCGCCCAGCGAGCCGGGCTGCATGCAGCGCGGAGCAATGCGCTTGTCCAGTCCCAGGGCCAGGGAAAGGTCCACGGCGTCAGCGTTGATGCGTTCGCACAGACTGGAAAGCTCGTTGATGAAAGAAACCTTCGTCGCCAGAAACGCAGTGGAGGCTTCGCGCACCAGCTCCGCCGTCTCATGCGTGGTCACAATCACCGGGACGCCGCGCATGACCAGCGGGCGATACAGAGCTTTCAGCGCGGTCACCGCAGCGTTGGAGTTGGTGCCCAGAACGATGCGGTCCGGCCAGTTGAAATCTTCCACGGCGCAGCCTTCGGAAAGGAAAATGGGATGCGATACCACTACGATCTGCCGGCCCGATCCCGCCAGGCGTTCTTCAATCCGGCGCGCTGTGCCCACGGGCACGGGCGTCACCAGCACCAGGATCTGGCCGTGGTCGCAATAGTTGGCAATC
The Terriglobia bacterium genome window above contains:
- a CDS encoding Crp/Fnr family transcriptional regulator encodes the protein MHSNGALQLRGNWLNGDCFESKRSTGLAKRDSAELAAGILPVFYPKGGIFFLEGQSATGVFLLRTGRAKESVASDKGKTAIVRIVGPGAILGLSAVLTGAAHESTVETLEATQADFVWKAHFLRLLKTSGQMALMVAGQLSRNCKEAYASIRCLGVSASVPERIARLLLQWAESPLPNQNRDVGIRIRVTLTHEEISQFVGSTRETTSRALGEFREMKWITTNGNTWTIINREAIRRVAAV
- a CDS encoding Crp/Fnr family transcriptional regulator, producing the protein MKRMKKKPSHVAGSAGAGMGGKVSFYRGKQNIYSQGAPAYTLFYIQEGGVRLTTRSKHKPPAVTAILGVGDFFGELCLAGFPLRVSTAVALTASSIREITKASMARILRRKSKVTHPFVSYLLSSVKTYQDHVAELLTSSSEQRLARVLLRLAHLDRRGPAITGLPHLSHQVLAEMVGTTRPRINFFMNRFRKRGYINYNGGIEVYKSLKNVLQSR
- the purS gene encoding phosphoribosylformylglycinamidine synthase subunit PurS, which codes for MKAYVTVMLKTTVLDPQGKTIHGALKKMGYQGVGDVRQGKLFELTLNGGLDTNAAKAEVERIAKEVLTNPVIEEFSYRLEE
- the glmS gene encoding glutamine--fructose-6-phosphate transaminase (isomerizing), which translates into the protein MCGIVGYVGKKSVVPVIIEGLRKLEYRGYDSAGIAVAGNGTGEMQVRRAEGKLRNLEEVIRLKPLDGTYGIGHTRWATHGRPTEENAHPHRDCTGKIVVVHNGIIENYLSLKKKLIEEGHKFRTETDTEVIAHLVEKAFFAKSNGHRPSLEEAVRTTVKQLTGVFALGVLSEEEPDKIVAARNGPPAVIGLGKDEYFVASDVPALLSHTRDLFFMNDGDVAIVTRSGVQVTDFDGKPLKPQVQHVTWDPIMAEKGGYKHFMLKEIYEQPRAVRDTVLGRVSQDTGLVFLEEMDVTEAELRAVQKINIAACGTSWHAGLAGKFMIERLARIPVDVDYASEWRYRDPITGPKEITLLITQSGETADTIAAQREAKAKGSKTLAICNVVGAMIAREASGTVYTHAGPEIGVASTKAFTAQLTALFLLALHLGEVRGVTTPEQGKKLIDELLRMPQKLETLLANCGDVEELARRYSKSQDFLFLGRGIHYPIALEGALKLKEISYIHAEGYPAGEMKHGPNALIDENLPVVVIATADPNDPLSVQRYEKTMSNVKEVKAREGQVIAVATEGDEEIKESVDHVLYVPQAPELLLPILEVVPLQLLAYHIAVRRGCDVDQPRNLAKSVTVE
- a CDS encoding nucleotide sugar dehydrogenase is translated as MQIGVYGCGYLGTVVASCLADFGVPVTAYGSDSINTTLLASGILPFHEKNLSDIVRRGVRSGRLMYSTHLQSMVQRAEIIYLAEDANKDIEAISMEIANYCDHGQILVLVTPVPVGTARRIEERLAGSGRQIVVVSHPIFLSEGCAVEDFNWPDRIVLGTNSNAAVTALKALYRPLVMRGVPVIVTTHETAELVREASTAFLATKVSFINELSSLCERINADAVDLSLALGLDKRIAPRCMQPGSLGGSFTESDMDSLASLAASSGVSLKILTAAREVNQAFCGRIMQKINSALETVAGKQVGLLGLAFKPNTNSVAHSGSIHLARALMEGGAHLRAYDPIAMPDAQQELTGNNVRYCDSAYSVAEGVDALVVGTGWPEFRTLDYDRIRRIVRRPVVVDTKNLLDGVRMKALGFEYLGVGRA
- a CDS encoding phosphoribosylanthranilate isomerase, with amino-acid sequence MAVSLGVDALGFLVGLSYRTDDELDLQSAQRIIAEVPPFVSSVLVTHQVDLGWVARACGQSGCNVVQLHGDFALAQIPQLRQMAPNVRIIKAVNIVDESAVTRAVAAAQQADAVLLDSRTATRIGGTGKTHDWTISARIVQAVEKPVILAGGLKPENVARAIKVVQPFAVDVNSGLEFPDGSKSPQKVEDFISLAKATAGAGTHGVPAG
- a CDS encoding Crp/Fnr family transcriptional regulator: MKVPHKKRPSFDPRTFLSKAGLGRTIVHLRKTQIVFSQGDAADSVFYIQKGRVKLTVVSRSGKEATIALLGAGDFVGEACVAAAQPLRMATAIALSDAVLLKVDKEAMIRVLHHQNALSEIFVAYLLARNARIQEDLVDQLFSSSEKRLARILLLLAQFGKEGAPNKVVPKISQEVLAEMVGTTRTRVNFFMNRFRKLGFVEYNGELRIHSSLLNIVLHD
- a CDS encoding phage tail protein, whose product is MKKHTRREFLGKTIVGAIGAGAVLSGLDAGALLAEQLTADRRSYAAARYGIMLDGIMAGWLHSAEGGHATSDPVAQKPGPAGMQRNPGAVVRYEDITLTCGMGMSRAFYEWIKATLEKSHMRKDGAIHSCDYDGNVKSTLDFFHGLITEVGFPTLDASSKDEARMTIKISPESTRMTKGSGKLSAGGPANAAQKRWLPANFRLQIPALDCSHVNRIEALTIKQKVIENRPGQPRTPELRIPTKEPPIVEVPNLVITLPEQHAAGLLAWQKESAGRSGHDAKNQKSGQLEYLSHDLREPLFTLNFHGLGIFKVTPDKTEARNENIRRVKAEMYCEEIRFSYGAGAWA
- a CDS encoding response regulator → MASPSRYDVLVVDDDEAVGDSLVLLLRRSGYDVRSATHGFDALLQLKKKAPDILISDLNMPQMSGFELLSVVRRRFPQISVIAMSGAYESGEAVPGGVIADAFYNKGQSNPQALLHIVAELIGTSAARTVEHKRESAPVWIPRNGHDSHGIPYVVVTCTECLRSFPLSVAHEDLQKIQETPCLFCPNTVRYIIDFSLATASPRPEAERQLSTKPAGAPGPHGTASTSA